In Alteromonas mediterranea DE, a single genomic region encodes these proteins:
- the epd gene encoding erythrose-4-phosphate dehydrogenase: protein MVNIAINGFGRIGRNVLRALYESGRNNEFNVVAINDIAKPEGIAHLLKYDTAHGRFRFDVALENNTLNVAGDDIALLAISDIKELPWRDLGVDIVLECTGKFDDRASGQAHLDAGAGKVLFSSPGSPDLDNTVIFGTNEDTLTSEQKLVSNGSCTTNCIVPVIQALDAAFGVESGTITTIHASMHDQQVIDAYHEDLRRTRAASQSIIPVDTRLAAGIERILPKFAGKFEAIAVRVPTINVTAMDLSVTLQSKVTIEQVNQALRSAKAGRLQGILDYTEEPLVSVDFNHDPHSCIVDGTQTRVSHKQLVKTLVWCDNEWGFANRMLDTAKVMFDAK from the coding sequence ATGGTAAATATTGCCATAAATGGGTTTGGTCGTATTGGTCGTAACGTATTGCGCGCGCTTTATGAAAGTGGGCGCAATAACGAATTCAACGTGGTGGCCATTAACGACATTGCTAAACCCGAAGGCATTGCACATTTACTTAAATACGACACCGCCCACGGGCGGTTCCGTTTTGATGTGGCCTTAGAAAACAATACGCTAAATGTAGCGGGTGATGATATTGCTTTGCTTGCAATAAGTGATATTAAAGAGCTTCCGTGGAGAGACTTAGGCGTTGATATTGTGCTTGAGTGTACGGGAAAGTTTGATGACAGAGCGTCGGGGCAAGCGCATTTAGATGCAGGCGCTGGCAAAGTACTTTTCTCTTCACCCGGTTCACCAGATTTAGACAATACGGTCATTTTTGGGACCAACGAAGACACGTTGACCAGTGAACAAAAATTAGTCTCTAACGGTTCGTGCACCACAAACTGCATTGTTCCTGTCATTCAAGCGCTAGATGCGGCATTCGGTGTTGAAAGTGGTACGATAACAACCATTCACGCGTCTATGCACGACCAGCAGGTTATCGATGCTTATCACGAAGATTTGCGCAGAACCCGTGCGGCCAGTCAGTCAATTATACCTGTTGATACACGTCTTGCTGCGGGTATAGAGCGCATTCTGCCTAAGTTTGCGGGTAAGTTTGAAGCCATTGCCGTTCGCGTGCCTACTATCAATGTTACTGCCATGGACTTAAGCGTTACCCTTCAATCTAAGGTAACCATTGAGCAAGTTAACCAAGCCCTTCGCAGTGCAAAAGCAGGGCGATTACAAGGCATACTCGATTACACCGAAGAGCCTTTGGTGTCGGTAGATTTCAATCACGACCCCCACTCGTGTATTGTAGATGGTACACAGACAAGAGTCAGTCATAAGCAACTAGTAAAAACGCTGGTGTGGTGTGACAACGAATGGGGTTTTGCAAACCGTATGCTCGACACAGCAAAAGTGATGTTCGACGCAAAATAA
- a CDS encoding phosphoglycerate kinase, translating to MAIPSMSDMALNGQRVLIRQDLNVPVKDGKVTSDARIKASIPTIKAALDAGAAVMVMSHLGRPTEGEPADEFSLQPVVDYLNDALDVPVKLVKDYLDGVELADGELVILENVRFNNGEKKDDEALSKQYAALCDIFVMDAFGTAHRAQASTHGVAKFAPKACAGPLLAAELDALGKALDNPKRPMVAIVGGSKVSTKLTVLKTLAEKVDQLIVGGGIANTFIAAQGHNVGKSLVEMDLTEQATQLMNEAQANGGNIPVPTDVVVGKAFDENTEATLKVVSDVADDDMIFDIGPDSSKALEDIIKNAGTIVWNGPVGVFEFEQFSAGTKALSEAIAASDAFSIAGGGDTLAAVDKYGIADKVSYISTGGGAFLEFLEGKTLPAVAVLEEKNK from the coding sequence ATGGCAATTCCAAGCATGAGCGACATGGCCTTAAACGGTCAGCGCGTACTAATTAGACAAGACCTAAATGTGCCGGTAAAAGACGGCAAAGTTACCTCTGATGCCCGTATCAAAGCATCTATTCCTACGATTAAAGCAGCCCTAGACGCAGGTGCGGCCGTTATGGTGATGTCTCATCTTGGCCGTCCTACAGAAGGCGAGCCTGCAGACGAATTCTCTCTTCAACCTGTTGTTGATTATCTTAATGACGCCCTAGACGTGCCTGTGAAGCTAGTTAAAGACTACCTAGACGGTGTTGAGCTTGCTGACGGCGAATTGGTTATCCTTGAGAACGTCCGTTTTAATAACGGCGAAAAGAAAGACGACGAAGCGTTATCTAAACAATACGCAGCACTTTGCGATATTTTTGTGATGGATGCATTTGGCACGGCGCACCGCGCACAAGCGTCTACCCATGGCGTTGCTAAATTCGCGCCAAAAGCCTGTGCTGGCCCATTACTTGCTGCAGAATTAGATGCACTGGGTAAGGCGCTAGATAATCCGAAGCGCCCAATGGTTGCCATTGTGGGTGGTTCTAAAGTATCGACTAAGCTTACCGTGCTTAAAACGCTAGCTGAAAAAGTAGATCAGCTTATTGTTGGTGGCGGTATTGCCAATACCTTTATTGCAGCGCAAGGGCACAATGTAGGTAAGTCGCTGGTTGAAATGGACCTTACCGAGCAAGCCACGCAGCTTATGAATGAAGCGCAGGCTAATGGCGGTAATATCCCAGTGCCAACAGACGTAGTAGTAGGCAAGGCGTTTGATGAGAACACTGAAGCTACGCTTAAAGTAGTCAGTGATGTTGCTGATGACGATATGATTTTTGACATTGGCCCGGATTCGTCAAAAGCCCTTGAAGATATTATTAAAAATGCCGGTACCATAGTATGGAATGGCCCTGTAGGCGTATTTGAATTTGAACAGTTCAGTGCTGGAACAAAAGCGCTGTCTGAAGCGATTGCCGCAAGCGACGCATTCTCAATCGCAGGTGGTGGTGATACACTAGCCGCAGTTGATAAATACGGAATTGCCGATAAGGTTTCTTATATTTCAACAGGTGGTGGCGCGTTCCTAGAGTTTTTGGAAGGCAAAACGCTACCAGCGGTAGCAGTACTAGAAGAAAAAAATAAATAA
- a CDS encoding fructose bisphosphate aldolase, whose amino-acid sequence MASQAQQAMLDKLKTQTGFIAALDQSGGSTPKALRLYGIEESEYSSDEEMFNLVHEMRTRIITSTPFSGERVLGAILFENTLDREIEGMSSAHFLWQKKRVIPFLKVDKGLAEESNGVQVMKPMPGLDALLAKAVAQDVFGTKMRSVVKLANHQGIKDVVAQQFEVGKQILGAGLVPIIEPEVDIHSPQKAEAEALLKLEILTQLNLLNEGQEVMLKLTLPTEANFYKELVDHPRVLKVVALSGGYSRDDANAKLAENQGMIASFSRALTEGVSAQQSQEEFEATLDKAIEGIYQASKA is encoded by the coding sequence ATGGCATCACAAGCTCAGCAGGCAATGCTGGATAAACTGAAGACGCAAACCGGTTTTATTGCAGCGTTAGATCAAAGCGGCGGTAGTACCCCTAAAGCGTTACGCTTATATGGCATCGAAGAGTCTGAATACAGCTCAGACGAAGAGATGTTTAACCTTGTTCACGAAATGCGTACGCGCATTATCACCAGCACCCCTTTTAGCGGCGAGCGCGTTCTTGGCGCAATCTTGTTTGAAAACACCCTTGATAGAGAAATAGAAGGCATGTCTTCTGCACACTTTTTGTGGCAGAAAAAGCGTGTTATTCCTTTTTTGAAAGTGGATAAAGGGTTAGCTGAAGAAAGCAATGGTGTTCAAGTGATGAAGCCTATGCCAGGGCTTGATGCACTATTAGCAAAAGCCGTAGCGCAAGACGTGTTTGGCACTAAAATGCGCAGTGTTGTTAAGCTTGCTAATCACCAAGGCATTAAAGATGTTGTTGCTCAGCAATTTGAAGTAGGTAAGCAAATTCTAGGGGCTGGCCTTGTTCCTATTATCGAGCCAGAAGTAGATATTCACAGCCCGCAAAAAGCAGAAGCAGAAGCACTACTTAAGCTAGAAATTTTAACCCAGCTTAACCTTCTAAATGAAGGTCAGGAAGTGATGCTCAAGCTAACGCTACCAACTGAAGCTAACTTTTATAAAGAACTTGTTGATCACCCTCGCGTACTTAAAGTGGTTGCGCTTTCTGGCGGTTACAGCCGTGACGACGCTAATGCTAAGCTTGCTGAAAACCAAGGTATGATCGCGAGTTTCTCTCGCGCTTTAACCGAAGGCGTATCTGCACAGCAATCTCAAGAAGAGTTTGAAGCAACACTAGATAAAGCGATTGAAGGTATTTACCAAGCTTCTAAGGCGTAA
- a CDS encoding alpha/beta hydrolase family protein: MSFTRNHRYPSVKKRYAMWAVLFSVGTLAMPATVLASNETESFTTDSERYFKSEDIFNLEYVSEVQVSPNGKNIAYVRRSNDIMSDSSRANVWLASVDGKSHRPLLSSKKNYYSIRWSPDGSRLAYLSNEEGKPQLYVRWMDTGQTALVTNVTSSPSNITWSPDGKYIAFTMSVDAKEKPLDVKMPKKPEGAKWSPKFQYITKARYQADGKGVLDPAYTHIFIVPSDGGTARQLTSGNYHHNGRLSFAPNGEKIYFSANRSDNWEYEPVEADIFSVDMTGNIEQLTQDKGRESSPVVSPDGKYIAYAYRDDEKVMYKNSYLYVMNSDGSEQRNITKDIDNSVSNFHWKDNKRIYFQQSVRGLAQVDVVSLSGSVKAVAKGLGGTTLGRPYVFGTYHAVGDVVAYTKGRTDRPADLFVTTRKERQLTALNEDVLGHKQLGEVKEVVYPSSIDGEEIQGWYILPPNYDSSKTYPLILEIHGGPNLAYGPVFTAELQRMAAEGYVVFYDNHRGSTGYGERFALLLQGKYSSEYDFADHMSGVDALIEKGIADPERLFITGGSAGGIASAYAIGLTNRFKAAVVAKPVINWLSKVLSADSGLYQIPFQFPGKPWDNVEHYWKRSPLSLVGNVTTPTMLITGVEDKRTPMSETEQFYQALKLQKVDSVLVKVPGSPHGIAAKPSRMIGKIENILAWFKKYDSDAVKK; encoded by the coding sequence ATGTCTTTTACTAGAAATCACAGGTACCCGTCAGTCAAAAAACGGTATGCGATGTGGGCTGTGCTATTTAGCGTAGGCACGCTAGCTATGCCAGCCACAGTGCTTGCGAGCAATGAAACAGAATCTTTTACTACCGACTCTGAACGCTATTTTAAATCAGAAGATATCTTCAACCTTGAATACGTCAGTGAAGTCCAGGTATCTCCAAACGGTAAAAATATCGCGTACGTGCGCCGTTCAAACGACATCATGTCAGACAGTAGCCGCGCCAATGTTTGGCTAGCCTCGGTAGATGGTAAATCACACCGTCCCTTACTTTCTTCGAAAAAAAATTATTACTCTATTCGCTGGTCACCAGATGGCAGCCGATTAGCTTACCTTTCCAATGAAGAGGGTAAACCGCAACTGTATGTGCGCTGGATGGATACGGGGCAAACGGCGTTAGTCACCAACGTTACTTCAAGCCCAAGTAATATCACGTGGTCACCCGACGGAAAATACATTGCATTCACTATGAGTGTGGATGCCAAGGAAAAGCCGCTAGACGTTAAAATGCCTAAAAAGCCGGAAGGCGCAAAGTGGTCGCCTAAATTCCAATATATCACTAAGGCGCGTTATCAAGCCGATGGCAAAGGCGTGCTTGACCCTGCCTATACCCATATCTTTATTGTGCCCTCTGACGGAGGTACAGCAAGACAGTTAACCTCGGGCAACTACCATCACAACGGTCGGTTAAGTTTTGCGCCGAACGGTGAGAAGATTTATTTCTCTGCTAACCGAAGTGATAACTGGGAATATGAACCCGTTGAGGCCGATATATTTTCTGTTGATATGACGGGGAATATTGAACAATTGACGCAGGACAAAGGGCGAGAGTCGTCACCAGTAGTATCGCCTGACGGAAAGTATATTGCTTATGCGTACCGCGACGACGAAAAAGTGATGTACAAAAATAGCTATTTGTATGTAATGAATAGCGACGGCTCTGAACAAAGAAACATAACAAAAGATATTGATAATTCGGTGTCTAATTTTCACTGGAAAGACAATAAACGCATCTATTTTCAGCAATCAGTTCGCGGTCTGGCCCAGGTGGATGTGGTTTCGCTATCGGGTAGTGTAAAAGCCGTAGCAAAAGGGCTTGGTGGCACCACGTTAGGCCGACCTTATGTATTTGGTACTTACCATGCGGTTGGCGATGTTGTGGCCTACACCAAAGGTCGTACCGACCGGCCTGCAGATTTGTTCGTTACCACCAGAAAAGAGCGCCAGCTTACAGCACTTAATGAAGATGTTTTAGGCCACAAGCAGCTCGGTGAAGTGAAAGAAGTTGTTTACCCATCGTCTATCGACGGTGAGGAAATTCAGGGCTGGTACATTCTGCCGCCAAACTATGACAGCTCAAAAACCTACCCTCTCATTCTGGAAATCCACGGTGGGCCTAACCTAGCCTATGGGCCTGTATTTACTGCTGAATTGCAGCGCATGGCCGCAGAAGGTTACGTGGTGTTTTATGATAATCACCGAGGAAGTACGGGATACGGCGAACGCTTTGCGTTATTACTTCAAGGCAAATATAGCTCTGAGTACGACTTTGCTGACCATATGTCTGGGGTAGACGCGCTGATTGAAAAAGGCATTGCCGACCCTGAACGTCTATTCATTACGGGGGGCTCTGCAGGTGGTATTGCATCTGCTTATGCCATTGGTCTTACTAACCGTTTCAAAGCGGCAGTGGTTGCAAAGCCCGTTATTAACTGGCTGTCGAAAGTGCTTAGCGCCGATTCGGGCCTTTATCAAATTCCTTTTCAGTTCCCGGGAAAACCGTGGGACAACGTTGAGCACTACTGGAAGCGCTCGCCGTTATCGCTAGTGGGCAACGTTACTACGCCTACTATGCTAATTACCGGTGTAGAAGATAAGCGCACGCCAATGTCTGAAACCGAGCAATTTTATCAGGCACTTAAGCTACAAAAGGTTGACAGTGTATTAGTTAAAGTTCCCGGTTCGCCTCACGGTATTGCCGCTAAACCTTCACGAATGATTGGCAAAATAGAAAATATTCTGGCGTGGTTCAAGAAGTATGACAGCGACGCTGTCAAAAAGTAG